The genomic DNA AATCACGTATGCCGCAATCTCGTTCTTCTGGATCTGTGTGGTTCCTTCGAAGATACAGAGAATTTTTGCGTCCCTCATAAGTTTTTCAACGGGATATTCTTTCGTGTATCCGTATCCACCATAGATTTGAACGGCATCAATTGCAGCTTTCATTGCGGTTTCAGAGCAATACGCTTTTGCAATTGCGGAGTATTTCGGAAGACGAGGGTCCTCGGCGTCCGACATACGAGCAGACAAATAGCAGATTTGGCGAGCGGTTTCGACTCCGATCGACATATCGGCCAACATATGCTGAACTGCTTGGAAACTGGAAATCTTGGATCCAAACTGTTCACGTTGACGTGCGTATTTAGAGGCATGATCCAAAGCTGCTTGCGCGACACCAACTCCCATTGCGGCGACGTATGGACGAGAAGCATTCAATGTTTGAAGAGCGTAAATAAACCCGAGGTTTTCTTTGCCGATCATATTGACTTCTTCTACTGCGCAATCTTCGAAGATAATTTGGCGGGTATCCGATGCACGAATTCCTAGTTTATCTTCCTTTTTACCTACGATCAGCCCCGGAGTCTCACGTTTCACATAGAAACAGGAAACACCGCGGGTTCCTCGACCTTTATCGGTATAAGCGAATACTGTATAAGCACCTGCGCTTCCACCACCGGTAATCCATTGCTTAGTTCCGTTAATCACCCACTTATCGCCTTTCTTAACGGCAGTAGTGCTCATCCCTGGAACGTCGGAACCGGCGCCCGGTTCGGAAAGACAGAAAGATACTCCGTATTCCCCGTCGATTACCGGCTGAAGCCATTTTTTCTTCTGCTCATGGCTTGCACCTTTTAGAATCGGTAGGATCCCCAAACCGGTATAACCGAAACAAAGGCTGATACCGAGACATCCCCGGGAAAGTTCTTCGGTTACAAGGCATTGTTCTACGGATCCGAGTCCCCAGCCGCCGTATTCTTCCGGGATGGTAAGGCCATTCACACCAAGCTCGGTTCTCATTCTGTTGATAAGTTCTTCGGGGTGTTTATTCTCTTCGTCCCAGTGGATCGCTACTTCGTGGGTAATCTCTTTTTTAACGAAATTGCGGATCGTATCTCTAATTTCGATCTGTTGCTCAGTCAGTTCCTGGTACATTCGGTTCCCTTCTTAAGAGAGTTTCTATTCCTAATTTTTGAGGATAGGCGATTAGATCAACTAAAACCTTTGCGAACGATCGCTCAAATCGCCTAGAATGGGACAGAATTCGAATAAAACTCGAATTTTTATCGTATAAGAGCCTAGGATTCAATGATTTTATACAGAACGTTCGTTCTGTTCCGACCTTTATGTTCGGTAAAAGTCGCGACGAGATGGTGTACATTCAAACAGAATCCGATTGATTTACGGATGGGCTCTAATCGATTTACTCGAGTTCCTCGAACATGATTTTGAGAATATCGGCTTTCGGGACGGCCTTTTTTTCCAATATCGTAACCGGAACGCGCAGCTCTAATTTCTTAAGTCTAGATTTTAAGTAGGTCTGACGGGAATTATCCTTCAACTCCATGACTATTTCCAAATCATTTTGAGTGATTGCTCTTCCTTCCACGATTGAACCGTCTTTAAAATGCGCCTTATCGACGACGGTTCCGGAAGGATCAAGAGCTGAAACTTCCAAAAAGATAGTTTCCGAATCGAAACCGACCACTTTCGCGAGAAAGGTCTCTCCGTTTCGTGGCTGAATTGTGACTTTGCCGGTCATAGCCATTCGGTGCATCTTTTGATCTATACTTTCCTCTCGATCATTCCAATGGTTCACAAATAAATTCTCTTCGCAAAATTCCACGATGATCGTTCGTTTCGTAAGAGAGGTCAACCAGCCTAACAGAATAGTTACGGTATAATCGTGCCAACGTGCCGCTTCGGTTACGCGAATCGTCTGGCCTAGAGGCGGCTCAGGAATCGGAGAGTTCAATGCCGGAATCAAACCGAAAAATATAGGAGACTTCCATGCTGGAATCAAGCCCCCAAGAAATGCCCAACGCGATTTAGTCGAATGGAGCTTGCATTGTACGGATGTCTCTGACGCTAGGATAATTCGCTTTTCAGGATTAGAACTGATTCGTTTTTCTAATGTACAAGAATTTAGCCAAATCAACGAAGTGAGAAAAACAATCCAAATCGATCTAACCCGCATAGTATAGAATCACTTCTCTTAAATTTTAGTCTGGGGAAATTCGAGATCGATGGTTCCCTGTACGGTAAAAGGCTATTAACCATGCTTTGATTCACAAGCAAAAACTTTCCAATAGAGAAACGGAATCCGTTTATATTCGTTGGCTTTTGCCGATCGAAAAAATTAGAATCGCCAAACTGCTGATTGTTTCCTTTGCCTCAAAAATAGGCAAATGCGAATCATCCTTAAATTAGCTTCCTGTTTTCAAGAGCTCCGGTCTTTAAATTCTTGCTATTTTGCATATTTCAGGATGAACTGTAATTGGCCTAAGCGAAACGGCGAATTATAGCGATTCTGCCGTTCGAAATTCCCTGCGTTCTTATCGAATTGCAACATGATAGAGATTATGCGAAAAAGAAAGACCGACGATGCACAAAACCTCTTCTCAATGCTTTAGATCGAGTATAAGAGCGGTTAAACTCCGGATAGTCTCGACAAGTTTCCTTATTCCAGTCTGTTTCTTCCTCTTCGAAGCTTGCTTCACCAATCCCATTTTTAAACCGCTGGTTTTTCCGACGGAAAACTCGAATAATTCATACCCTATGGGATTCTTATTGAGCGCCTTACTGGGAAATAATAACCAGGCGACTCAGCCTACGGCAATCCCGAGTTCCCCGGTTTTGGACACAACCCCTCCCGTTCCGGGTGGAGCGGGAGTCATAACCGTAACACCTTCAGGCGTGTATTCAGCGTCGACGAAAGCTCAAGTGAATCTGTCTTGGACGGTCGGGACCGATAACGTTTCTCTTCCGGCAAATTTAACCTACCAGGCGTATTATTCGACCAGTAATAATATAACTACGTTATCGACGACTCTTGCCAACGGAACTCCCTTCGGTTCCGTTCAGACGAACCTTTCCAATATCAACGTGAATCAATTATTCGGAAATACGGCTTATTACTTCAATGTTGTAATCGCCGACCCAGCGGGAAACCAAAGTGTTTACGTTTCTAATTCTTCGACGACTTTAACCGCCGCCTATTTGTTCGATTCTACTTCCAATAGTACGGGGAACGTGGCGTCACGTGCAAATGTAAACAATCTCTGCACTGCTCGTCTCACCTCGATGAGCGCAAATACCTACCCCTGGAAAAATAATTGTTCTACT from Leptospira fainei serovar Hurstbridge str. BUT 6 includes the following:
- a CDS encoding phage tail protein, whose translation is MGFLLSALLGNNNQATQPTAIPSSPVLDTTPPVPGGAGVITVTPSGVYSASTKAQVNLSWTVGTDNVSLPANLTYQAYYSTSNNITTLSTTLANGTPFGSVQTNLSNINVNQLFGNTAYYFNVVIADPAGNQSVYVSNSSTTLTAAYLFDSTSNSTGNVASRANVNNLCTARLTSMSANTYPWKNNCSTVVAFISLSGVDTIANLLVPVSGSAIILGSQGMILASNSGALMGGTIQNTIRNAIPEYSSGAGWWSFSTVNGGYAAVDSCSNGTSNSAAVSGRIGFPDITSSSWLDYAINGEGAPSGATCDIQRAIFCLCY
- a CDS encoding acyl-CoA dehydrogenase family protein, translating into MYQELTEQQIEIRDTIRNFVKKEITHEVAIHWDEENKHPEELINRMRTELGVNGLTIPEEYGGWGLGSVEQCLVTEELSRGCLGISLCFGYTGLGILPILKGASHEQKKKWLQPVIDGEYGVSFCLSEPGAGSDVPGMSTTAVKKGDKWVINGTKQWITGGGSAGAYTVFAYTDKGRGTRGVSCFYVKRETPGLIVGKKEDKLGIRASDTRQIIFEDCAVEEVNMIGKENLGFIYALQTLNASRPYVAAMGVGVAQAALDHASKYARQREQFGSKISSFQAVQHMLADMSIGVETARQICYLSARMSDAEDPRLPKYSAIAKAYCSETAMKAAIDAVQIYGGYGYTKEYPVEKLMRDAKILCIFEGTTQIQKNEIAAYVIREAASAK
- a CDS encoding LIC_13076 family protein, with translation MRVRSIWIVFLTSLIWLNSCTLEKRISSNPEKRIILASETSVQCKLHSTKSRWAFLGGLIPAWKSPIFFGLIPALNSPIPEPPLGQTIRVTEAARWHDYTVTILLGWLTSLTKRTIIVEFCEENLFVNHWNDREESIDQKMHRMAMTGKVTIQPRNGETFLAKVVGFDSETIFLEVSALDPSGTVVDKAHFKDGSIVEGRAITQNDLEIVMELKDNSRQTYLKSRLKKLELRVPVTILEKKAVPKADILKIMFEELE